From a single Streptomyces misionensis genomic region:
- a CDS encoding Crp/Fnr family transcriptional regulator, with product MASKWTASTPYDGGLDDRVPFLARLEAEDRAALLALGRELTFTARSVLIHHHEPSSHVLVLVQGWTKVTAAAANGYEALLALRGPGDIIGESAALTGRTRSATVTALEQVRAVAVQRERFTEFLAHSPAVSFALLGLTSDRTRAADRRRLEFASMTVRERFATLLLDLARTHGRRTAEGVELSVPLSKQELAGSVGASREAVQRLLKELRERDVVRTGRRALVIVRPDVLRRLARADAPE from the coding sequence ATGGCGAGCAAGTGGACCGCGTCCACTCCGTACGACGGCGGTCTCGACGACCGGGTGCCGTTCCTGGCCCGGCTGGAGGCCGAGGACCGGGCGGCGCTGCTCGCGCTGGGCCGGGAGCTGACCTTCACCGCGCGGTCCGTGCTCATCCACCACCACGAGCCGTCCTCCCACGTCCTGGTCCTCGTGCAGGGCTGGACCAAGGTGACCGCGGCCGCGGCCAACGGCTACGAGGCACTGCTCGCACTGCGCGGGCCGGGCGACATCATCGGCGAGTCGGCCGCGCTGACCGGCCGTACCCGCTCGGCCACCGTGACCGCGCTGGAGCAGGTGCGGGCGGTGGCCGTGCAGCGCGAACGGTTCACGGAGTTCCTGGCGCACTCCCCCGCCGTCTCCTTCGCCCTGCTCGGCCTCACCTCGGACCGTACCCGCGCCGCCGACCGGCGCCGGCTGGAGTTCGCCTCCATGACCGTCCGGGAGCGCTTCGCCACCCTGCTGCTCGACCTCGCCCGCACCCATGGCCGGCGCACCGCCGAAGGCGTCGAACTCTCCGTGCCGCTGAGCAAGCAGGAGCTGGCCGGCTCGGTCGGCGCCTCGCGCGAGGCGGTGCAGCGCCTGCTGAAGGAGTTGCGGGAGCGCGATGTGGTGCGCACCGGCCGCCGGGCGCTGGTGATCGTACGACCGGACGTGCTGCGGCGGCTCGCGCGGGCCGACGCGCCGGAGTGA
- the rpsL gene encoding 30S ribosomal protein S12, which translates to MPTIQQLVRKGRQDKVEKNKTPALEGSPQRRGVCTRVFTTTPKKPNSALRKVARVRLTSGIEVTAYIPGEGHNLQEHSIVLVRGGRVKDLPGVRYKIIRGSLDTQGVKNRKQARSRYGAKKEK; encoded by the coding sequence GTGCCTACGATCCAGCAGCTGGTCCGCAAGGGCCGGCAGGACAAGGTCGAGAAGAACAAGACGCCCGCACTCGAGGGTTCCCCTCAGCGTCGCGGCGTCTGCACGCGTGTGTTCACGACCACCCCGAAGAAGCCGAACTCGGCCCTGCGTAAGGTCGCGCGTGTGCGTCTGACCAGCGGGATCGAGGTCACCGCTTACATTCCGGGTGAGGGACACAACCTGCAGGAGCACTCCATCGTGCTCGTGCGCGGCGGCCGTGTGAAGGACCTGCCGGGTGTTCGCTACAAGATCATCCGCGGCTCCCTCGACACCCAGGGTGTCAAGAACCGCAAGCAGGCCCGCAGCCGCTACGGCGCCAAGAAGGAGAAGTAA
- the rpsG gene encoding 30S ribosomal protein S7 yields MPRKGPAPKRPVIIDPVYGSPLVTSLINKVLLNGKRSTAERIVYGAMEGLREKTGNDPVITLKRALENIKPTLEVKSRRVGGATYQVPVEVKPGRANTLALRWLVGYSRARREKTMTERLLNELLDASNGLGAAVKKREDTHKMAESNKAFAHYRW; encoded by the coding sequence ATGCCTCGTAAGGGCCCCGCCCCGAAGCGCCCGGTCATCATCGACCCGGTTTACGGCTCTCCTCTGGTGACCTCGCTGATCAACAAGGTGCTGCTGAACGGCAAGCGCTCCACCGCCGAGCGCATCGTCTACGGCGCCATGGAGGGTCTGCGCGAGAAGACCGGCAACGACCCGGTCATCACCCTCAAGCGCGCCCTTGAGAACATCAAGCCGACCCTCGAGGTCAAGTCCCGCCGTGTCGGTGGTGCCACCTACCAGGTTCCGGTCGAGGTCAAGCCCGGCCGTGCCAACACGCTGGCGCTGCGCTGGCTGGTCGGTTACTCCCGCGCCCGTCGCGAGAAGACCATGACCGAGCGTCTGCTCAACGAGCTCCTCGACGCCTCCAACGGCCTGGGTGCCGCTGTGAAGAAGCGCGAGGACACGCACAAGATGGCCGAGTCCAACAAGGCCTTCGCGCACTACCGCTGGTAG
- the fusA gene encoding elongation factor G → MATTSLDLAKVRNIGIMAHIDAGKTTTTERILFYTGVSYKIGEVHDGAATMDWMEQEQERGITITSAATTCHWPLEDVDHTINIIDTPGHVDFTVEVERSLRVLDGAVTVFDGVAGVEPQSETVWRQADRYGVPRICFVNKLDRTGAEFHRCVDMIVDRLGAQPLVMQLPIGAEADFKGVVDLVTMKAFVWSAEATKGEMYDIVDIPDTHTEAAEEYRGKLLEAVAENDEEIMELYLEGEEPSVEQLYAAIRRITIASGKSDGTTVTPVFCGTAFKNKGVQPLLDAVVRYLPSPLDVEAIEGHAVNDPEEVVRRKPSDDEPLSALAFKIMSDPHLGKLTFVRVYSGRLESGTSVLNSVKGKKERIGKIYRMHANKREEIDAVGAGDIVAVMGLKQTTTGETLCDEKNPVILESMDFPAPVIEVAIEPKSKGDQEKLGVAIQRLAEEDPSFQVHTNEETGQTVIGGMGELHLEVLVDRMKREFKVEANVGKPQVAYRETIRKAVERVDYTHKKQTGGTGQFAKVQIGIEPIESGDTSYEFVNKVTGGRIPKEYIPSVDAGAQEAMQFGILAGYEMTGVRVILHDGAYHEVDSSELAFKIAGSQAFKEAARKASPVLLEPMMAVEVTTPEDYMGEVIGDINSRRGQIQAMEERAGARVVKGLVPLSEMFGYVGDLRSKTSGRASYSMQFDSYAEVPRNVAEEIIAKAKGE, encoded by the coding sequence ATGGCTACCACTTCGCTTGACCTGGCCAAGGTGCGCAACATCGGCATCATGGCCCACATCGACGCGGGCAAGACGACCACCACCGAGCGGATCCTGTTCTACACCGGTGTGTCCTACAAGATCGGTGAGGTCCACGACGGCGCTGCCACCATGGACTGGATGGAGCAGGAGCAGGAGCGTGGCATCACGATCACCTCTGCTGCCACCACCTGCCACTGGCCGCTGGAAGACGTCGACCACACCATCAACATCATCGACACCCCGGGTCACGTCGACTTCACCGTCGAGGTGGAGCGCTCCCTGCGCGTGCTCGACGGTGCGGTGACGGTGTTCGACGGCGTCGCCGGCGTTGAGCCCCAGTCCGAGACCGTGTGGCGTCAGGCGGACCGCTACGGCGTTCCGCGCATCTGCTTCGTCAACAAGCTCGACCGCACCGGTGCCGAGTTCCACCGCTGTGTCGACATGATCGTCGACCGTCTGGGCGCGCAGCCGCTGGTCATGCAGCTGCCGATCGGCGCCGAGGCGGACTTCAAGGGCGTCGTCGACCTGGTGACGATGAAGGCCTTCGTGTGGTCCGCCGAGGCCACCAAGGGCGAGATGTACGACATCGTCGACATCCCGGACACCCACACCGAGGCTGCCGAGGAGTACCGCGGCAAGCTGCTCGAGGCCGTGGCCGAGAACGACGAAGAGATCATGGAGCTGTACCTGGAGGGCGAGGAGCCTTCCGTGGAGCAGCTGTACGCCGCGATCCGTCGCATCACCATCGCGTCCGGCAAGAGCGACGGCACCACCGTCACTCCCGTGTTCTGCGGTACCGCGTTCAAGAACAAGGGTGTCCAGCCCCTGCTCGACGCGGTCGTGCGCTACCTCCCCTCCCCGCTCGACGTCGAGGCCATCGAGGGCCACGCCGTCAACGACCCGGAGGAGGTCGTCCGCCGCAAGCCGTCCGACGACGAGCCGCTGTCCGCGCTGGCGTTCAAGATCATGAGCGACCCGCACCTCGGCAAGCTCACCTTCGTCCGGGTCTACTCGGGCCGCCTGGAGTCCGGCACCTCGGTGCTGAACTCCGTCAAGGGCAAGAAGGAGCGCATCGGCAAGATCTACCGCATGCACGCCAACAAGCGTGAGGAGATCGACGCGGTGGGCGCCGGCGACATCGTCGCCGTCATGGGCCTGAAGCAGACCACCACCGGTGAGACGCTCTGCGACGAGAAGAACCCGGTGATCCTGGAGTCCATGGACTTCCCGGCGCCGGTCATCGAGGTCGCGATCGAGCCCAAGTCCAAGGGTGACCAGGAGAAGCTGGGTGTCGCCATCCAGCGTCTCGCGGAGGAGGACCCCTCCTTCCAGGTGCACACCAACGAGGAGACCGGCCAGACCGTCATCGGCGGTATGGGCGAGCTTCACCTCGAGGTGCTGGTCGACCGGATGAAGCGCGAGTTCAAGGTCGAGGCCAACGTCGGCAAGCCGCAGGTGGCCTACCGCGAGACGATCCGCAAGGCCGTCGAGCGCGTCGACTACACGCACAAGAAGCAGACCGGTGGTACCGGTCAGTTCGCGAAGGTGCAGATCGGCATCGAGCCGATCGAGAGCGGCGACACCTCGTACGAGTTCGTGAACAAGGTGACCGGTGGTCGCATCCCGAAGGAGTACATCCCTTCGGTCGACGCCGGTGCGCAGGAGGCCATGCAGTTCGGCATCCTGGCCGGCTACGAGATGACCGGTGTCCGTGTCATCCTCCACGACGGTGCCTACCACGAGGTCGACTCCTCCGAGCTCGCCTTCAAGATCGCCGGTTCGCAGGCCTTCAAGGAGGCCGCGCGCAAGGCTTCGCCCGTGCTCCTCGAGCCGATGATGGCCGTTGAGGTCACCACGCCCGAGGACTACATGGGTGAGGTCATCGGCGACATCAACTCCCGCCGTGGCCAGATCCAGGCCATGGAGGAGCGGGCTGGTGCCCGCGTCGTGAAGGGCCTCGTGCCCCTGTCGGAGATGTTCGGCTACGTCGGCGACCTCCGCAGCAAGACGTCGGGTCGCGCAAGCTACTCGATGCAGTTCGACTCCTACGCCGAGGTTCCGCGGAACGTCGCCGAGGAGATCATCGCGAAGGCCAAGGGCGAGTAA
- the tuf gene encoding elongation factor Tu, with product MAKAKFERTKPHVNIGTIGHIDHGKTTLTAAITKVLHDAYPELNEATPFDNIDKAPEERQRGITISIAHVEYQTEARHYAHVDCPGHADYIKNMITGAAQMDGAILVVAATDGPMPQTKEHVLLARQVGVPYIVVALNKADMVDDEEILELVELEVRELLSEYEFPGDDVPVVKVSALKALEGDAQWTQSVLDLMNAVDTAIPEPERDVDKPFLMPIEDVFTITGRGTVVTGRIERGVLKVNETVDIIGIKPEKTSTTVTGIEMFRKLLDEGQAGENVGLLLRGIKREDVERGQVIIKPGSVTPHTEFEAQAYILSKDEGGRHTPFFNNYRPQFYFRTTDVTGVVTLPEGTEMVMPGDNTEMSVQLIQPVAMEEGLKFAIREGGRTVGAGQVTKIVK from the coding sequence GTGGCGAAGGCGAAGTTCGAGCGGACTAAGCCGCACGTCAACATCGGCACCATCGGTCACATCGACCACGGTAAGACGACCCTCACGGCCGCCATTACCAAGGTGCTGCACGACGCGTACCCGGAGCTGAACGAGGCCACCCCGTTCGACAACATCGACAAGGCGCCCGAGGAGCGCCAGCGCGGTATCACCATCTCCATCGCGCACGTCGAGTACCAGACCGAGGCGCGTCACTACGCCCACGTCGACTGCCCGGGTCACGCGGACTACATCAAGAACATGATCACCGGTGCCGCGCAGATGGACGGCGCGATCCTGGTGGTCGCCGCCACCGACGGCCCGATGCCGCAGACCAAGGAGCACGTGCTCCTGGCCCGCCAGGTCGGCGTTCCGTACATCGTCGTCGCCCTGAACAAGGCCGACATGGTGGACGACGAGGAGATCCTGGAGCTCGTCGAGCTCGAGGTGCGTGAGCTCCTCTCCGAGTACGAGTTCCCGGGCGACGACGTTCCGGTCGTCAAGGTCTCCGCGCTGAAGGCCCTCGAGGGCGACGCGCAGTGGACCCAGTCCGTCCTGGACCTCATGAACGCCGTCGACACCGCGATCCCGGAGCCGGAGCGCGACGTCGACAAGCCGTTCCTGATGCCGATCGAGGACGTCTTCACCATCACCGGCCGCGGTACGGTCGTCACCGGCCGTATCGAGCGTGGTGTCCTCAAGGTCAACGAGACCGTCGACATCATCGGCATCAAGCCGGAGAAGACCTCCACCACGGTCACCGGCATCGAGATGTTCCGCAAGCTGCTCGACGAGGGCCAGGCCGGTGAGAACGTCGGTCTGCTGCTCCGCGGCATCAAGCGCGAGGACGTCGAGCGCGGCCAGGTCATCATCAAGCCGGGTTCGGTCACCCCGCACACCGAGTTCGAGGCCCAGGCCTACATCCTGTCCAAGGACGAGGGTGGCCGCCACACGCCGTTCTTCAACAACTACCGTCCGCAGTTCTACTTCCGTACGACGGACGTGACGGGCGTTGTGACCCTCCCCGAGGGCACCGAGATGGTCATGCCGGGCGACAACACCGAGATGTCCGTCCAGCTGATCCAGCCGGTCGCCATGGAAGAGGGCCTGAAGTTCGCCATCCGTGAGGGTGGCCGCACCGTGGGCGCCGGCCAGGTCACCAAGATCGTCAAGTAA
- a CDS encoding YrhB domain-containing protein has protein sequence MMSREEAVAAAERYLRTSAYPERAQSVVMLAGTALWYPYGWTVCFDFREHLETGDPMQGPFSSLLVVPHDGTEVHFPPTHMPAELYLAQRAAAAVASAGGPRARAEAWLRHTYGALVEVAGPNREPVYETASAWLFACRAVPQPGFSDPAMLAASVVVPKDGGVPFHPSPSDPLADMEPRAAQGAPGRDLHARGCLVAVHCGIDGIPVSPLPWSPFHEAPGWWDRLARRYFPEFAPVPVSGWDDVIGAVGEPGPGTRGVVRVRRQIGGHEISGNLVYVHNNQGRVVLLDGLAGALTRLDPPPLIRELTLLRALPQAARRPAGG, from the coding sequence ATGATGAGCCGGGAAGAGGCCGTGGCGGCGGCCGAGCGGTATCTGCGCACCTCGGCGTATCCGGAGCGCGCGCAGTCCGTCGTGATGCTCGCCGGGACGGCGCTCTGGTACCCGTACGGCTGGACGGTGTGCTTCGACTTCCGGGAGCACCTGGAGACGGGGGACCCGATGCAGGGCCCCTTCAGCTCGCTCCTCGTCGTCCCGCACGACGGCACGGAGGTGCACTTCCCGCCGACCCACATGCCGGCGGAGCTGTATCTGGCACAGCGGGCCGCGGCGGCGGTGGCGAGCGCCGGCGGTCCGCGTGCGCGCGCCGAGGCGTGGCTGCGGCACACCTACGGCGCTCTGGTGGAAGTGGCCGGGCCAAACCGGGAGCCGGTGTACGAGACGGCCAGCGCCTGGCTGTTCGCGTGCCGGGCGGTCCCCCAGCCGGGCTTCAGCGACCCGGCGATGCTCGCCGCCTCGGTGGTGGTGCCGAAGGACGGTGGCGTCCCCTTCCACCCGTCCCCCAGCGACCCGCTGGCCGACATGGAACCGAGGGCGGCCCAGGGGGCACCGGGCCGGGACCTGCACGCGCGCGGCTGCCTCGTCGCCGTGCACTGCGGGATCGACGGCATACCGGTCTCCCCCCTGCCCTGGAGCCCCTTCCACGAGGCCCCCGGCTGGTGGGACCGGCTCGCGCGCCGCTACTTCCCGGAGTTCGCGCCGGTGCCGGTGAGCGGCTGGGACGACGTGATCGGCGCGGTCGGGGAGCCGGGGCCCGGAACCCGGGGCGTCGTCCGGGTACGGCGGCAGATCGGCGGCCACGAGATCAGCGGGAACCTGGTCTACGTCCACAACAACCAGGGCCGGGTCGTCCTCCTCGACGGTCTGGCCGGGGCCCTCACCCGCCTCGATCCGCCGCCGCTGATACGGGAGTTGACGCTGCTGCGGGCTTTGCCGCAGGCCGCCCGGCGACCAGCCGGCGGGTGA
- a CDS encoding serine/arginine repetitive matrix protein 2, producing the protein MAIPNTWGAPYGGYGGPPPAPPVVPAKDLRPRRLWYVVAALLGVVLVGTGVTLVVLAIKDAVNSVDTAHTFAGGEQRTFAFTRGETRAIYVSQSRWGHVDCRIPRELADAPSKPAGTFRVTHGARSWDRVFEFTPRTSGDYPVICTSEVPGAEFALGDKPEVGGMVGGILAAVGCFLTAAVAVPAICIVTAVRRGRHRRRLLAAATPPMWGPPPSGATPWPPAGPVA; encoded by the coding sequence ATGGCCATACCGAACACCTGGGGTGCACCGTACGGCGGTTACGGCGGCCCGCCCCCCGCGCCGCCCGTCGTCCCGGCGAAGGACCTGCGGCCCAGGCGCCTGTGGTACGTGGTGGCCGCGCTGCTCGGTGTCGTCCTGGTCGGCACCGGGGTCACCCTCGTCGTGCTGGCGATCAAGGACGCGGTGAACTCGGTCGACACGGCGCACACGTTCGCCGGCGGGGAGCAGCGCACGTTCGCCTTCACCCGGGGCGAGACCCGGGCGATCTACGTCTCCCAGTCCCGGTGGGGGCACGTCGACTGCCGGATCCCGCGCGAACTGGCCGATGCGCCGAGCAAGCCGGCCGGCACCTTCCGCGTCACCCACGGAGCCCGCTCCTGGGACCGTGTCTTCGAGTTCACCCCGCGGACCAGCGGCGACTACCCGGTCATCTGTACGTCGGAGGTCCCCGGGGCCGAGTTCGCGCTGGGCGACAAGCCCGAGGTGGGCGGCATGGTCGGCGGCATCCTGGCCGCGGTCGGCTGCTTCCTGACGGCGGCGGTCGCGGTACCGGCCATCTGCATCGTCACCGCGGTCCGCCGCGGCCGCCACCGCCGCCGGCTCCTCGCCGCGGCGACGCCCCCCATGTGGGGCCCACCCCCCTCCGGAGCCACACCGTGGCCTCCGGCCGGGCCGGTGGCATAG
- a CDS encoding alpha/beta hydrolase, with the protein MDLAVLKAFKPSEYQEAADGYRATSEMAGKAREAIDNRVSAGIRNQLSGESATAALRELKELSKDFHYVETECALVSTALNGFAFDMAAAKRKLEAALEDAKAAGCTVGTDGSVTFPAGGKEVDGKVPEGGTVQVSTSPTDPTASALERQAVNMHPNPNFGKAVGFADRIGDALKEATDADTKWAPKLRALKADDDLVVSDKDWIDVKSDTDGVRDAGKGYLDSLPRPPKHDDPKANADWWKGLTDEQRSDYLSVHPDAVGAMDGLPATVRDQANRTVLDEAHAKAQLDYDAWLKKHPEPERFQPYIDPYTGAMPKGLSVETQAWKDWEEARKAARGPLGGMEAIEKRFDTYTDESKRPYLLGFDDTNNGRVIISIGDPDTADNVATYVPGTGTSLSSIDGDIHRAEVLQDRASLTDPTHKTASIMWLGYDAPQDLLTDATDAKYADAAREPLGNFLTGIDTAHHGPVNSTVLGHSYGTLVAGETMRDHPNLPVDRAILVGSPGVGVNHAKDLHIGADHVWAATARNDLVNLAPPPAGPLAPLNPKAYWRLFNDHSVMYGNDPTSDEFGGQTFHVAPGKLPTTDGLMPAHSQYWEGDSLNNMAKIVTGGTP; encoded by the coding sequence ATGGATCTTGCCGTGCTGAAGGCATTCAAGCCGTCCGAGTACCAGGAGGCCGCGGACGGCTACCGCGCCACGAGCGAGATGGCGGGCAAGGCCAGGGAAGCGATCGACAACCGGGTCTCGGCGGGGATCCGCAACCAGCTCTCCGGGGAAAGCGCGACGGCCGCTCTGCGGGAGCTGAAGGAGCTGTCCAAGGACTTCCACTACGTCGAGACCGAGTGTGCGCTGGTCAGCACGGCGCTGAATGGCTTCGCCTTCGACATGGCCGCGGCCAAGCGAAAGCTGGAAGCGGCGTTGGAGGACGCGAAGGCGGCCGGCTGCACGGTCGGCACGGACGGGTCGGTGACCTTCCCGGCCGGTGGCAAGGAGGTCGACGGAAAGGTCCCGGAGGGCGGCACGGTGCAGGTGAGCACCAGTCCGACGGATCCGACGGCGTCCGCGCTGGAGCGCCAGGCCGTGAACATGCATCCGAACCCGAACTTCGGCAAGGCCGTGGGCTTCGCCGACCGCATCGGTGACGCCCTGAAGGAAGCCACGGACGCGGACACGAAGTGGGCTCCGAAGCTGCGCGCCCTGAAGGCCGACGACGACCTGGTGGTCTCCGACAAGGACTGGATCGACGTCAAGTCGGACACGGACGGGGTGCGCGACGCCGGCAAGGGTTATCTGGACTCCCTGCCCCGGCCGCCCAAGCACGACGATCCAAAGGCCAACGCCGACTGGTGGAAGGGACTCACCGACGAGCAGCGCTCGGACTACCTGTCGGTCCACCCCGACGCGGTCGGTGCGATGGACGGACTCCCCGCCACCGTGCGGGACCAGGCCAACCGAACGGTGCTCGACGAGGCCCACGCAAAGGCGCAACTGGATTACGACGCCTGGCTGAAGAAGCATCCGGAGCCCGAGCGGTTCCAGCCCTACATCGACCCGTACACCGGCGCCATGCCGAAGGGCCTGAGCGTGGAGACCCAGGCGTGGAAGGACTGGGAGGAAGCGCGGAAGGCGGCCCGCGGCCCGCTCGGCGGGATGGAAGCGATCGAGAAACGCTTCGACACCTACACAGACGAGAGCAAGCGTCCCTACCTGCTCGGCTTCGACGACACGAACAACGGCCGCGTCATCATCTCCATCGGCGATCCCGACACCGCCGACAACGTGGCCACCTATGTGCCTGGTACCGGTACGAGTCTGAGCAGCATCGACGGTGACATACACCGAGCCGAGGTGCTCCAGGACCGGGCCAGCCTCACCGACCCCACCCACAAGACGGCGTCGATCATGTGGCTCGGCTACGACGCTCCGCAGGACCTCCTCACCGACGCGACCGACGCCAAGTACGCCGACGCTGCTCGTGAGCCACTGGGCAACTTCCTCACCGGAATCGACACCGCCCACCACGGGCCGGTGAACTCGACGGTTCTCGGCCACAGCTATGGCACCCTCGTGGCCGGTGAGACCATGCGGGACCATCCCAACCTGCCCGTGGACCGCGCCATCCTGGTAGGTAGTCCCGGGGTGGGCGTGAACCACGCCAAGGACCTGCACATCGGAGCTGACCACGTCTGGGCCGCGACCGCCAGGAACGACCTTGTGAATCTCGCCCCGCCGCCGGCCGGTCCGCTGGCACCCCTCAACCCCAAGGCATACTGGCGCCTCTTCAACGATCACTCGGTCATGTACGGCAACGATCCGACTTCCGATGAATTCGGTGGGCAGACCTTCCACGTCGCGCCGGGAAAGTTGCCGACCACGGACGGCCTGATGCCCGCACACTCGCAGTACTGGGAGGGTGACTCCTTGAACAACATGGCGAAGATCGTGACTGGAGGAACCCCATGA
- the rpsJ gene encoding 30S ribosomal protein S10: MAGQKIRIRLKAYDHEVIDSSAKKIVETVTRTGASVAGPVPLPTEKNVYCVIKSPHKYKDSREHFEMRTHKRLIDILDPTPKTVDSLMRLDLPAGVDIEIKL, translated from the coding sequence ATGGCGGGACAGAAGATCCGCATCCGGCTCAAGGCCTACGACCACGAGGTCATCGACTCTTCGGCGAAGAAGATCGTCGAGACGGTGACTCGCACTGGTGCGTCGGTCGCGGGCCCGGTGCCGCTGCCCACTGAGAAGAACGTGTACTGCGTCATCAAGTCGCCGCACAAGTACAAGGACTCGCGCGAGCACTTCGAGATGCGCACGCACAAGCGCCTGATCGACATCCTCGACCCGACCCCCAAGACCGTTGACTCTCTGATGCGACTCGACCTCCCGGCCGGTGTCGACATCGAGATCAAGCTCTGA
- the rplC gene encoding 50S ribosomal protein L3, with protein sequence MAKQIKGILGEKLGMTQVWDENNRVVPVTVVKAGPNVVTQVRTNDVDGYESVQIAFGEIDPRKVNKPLKGHFAKADVTPRRHLVEIRTADASEYTLGQEITAEVFEAGVKVDVTGKSKGKGFAGVMKRHNFRGLGAGHGTQRKHRSPGSIGGCATPGRVFKGLRMAGRMGNERVTTQNLTVHAVDAEKGLLLIKGAVPGPNGGLVLVRTAAKGA encoded by the coding sequence ATGGCTAAGCAGATCAAGGGCATCCTGGGCGAGAAGCTCGGCATGACGCAGGTCTGGGACGAGAACAACCGTGTCGTCCCGGTCACCGTCGTCAAGGCCGGCCCCAACGTCGTGACCCAGGTTCGTACGAACGACGTCGACGGCTACGAGTCGGTCCAGATCGCCTTCGGCGAGATCGACCCGCGCAAGGTGAACAAGCCCCTCAAGGGCCACTTCGCCAAGGCCGACGTCACCCCCCGTCGCCACCTCGTCGAGATCCGCACCGCGGACGCCTCCGAGTACACGCTGGGCCAGGAGATCACCGCCGAGGTGTTCGAGGCCGGCGTGAAGGTCGACGTGACCGGCAAGAGCAAGGGCAAGGGCTTCGCCGGCGTCATGAAGCGCCACAACTTCCGTGGCCTCGGCGCCGGACACGGCACCCAGCGCAAGCACCGCTCGCCCGGTTCCATCGGTGGCTGCGCCACCCCGGGTCGTGTGTTCAAGGGCCTCCGCATGGCGGGTCGCATGGGCAACGAGCGGGTCACCACCCAGAACCTGACCGTCCACGCCGTTGACGCGGAGAAGGGTCTGCTGCTCATCAAGGGCGCGGTTCCCGGTCCGAACGGCGGCCTCGTCCTGGTCCGCACCGCGGCCAAGGGGGCCTGA
- the rplD gene encoding 50S ribosomal protein L4: MSTVDILSPAGEKAGSVELPAEIFDAKVSVPLIHQVVVAQLAAARQGTHKTKTRGEVRGGGKKPYRQKGTGRARQGSTRAPQFAGGGVVHGPVPRDYSQRTPKKMKAAALRGALTDRARHNRIHVVAGVVEGENPSTKAAKSLFGKISERKNLLLVVDRADEAAWLSARNLPQVHILEPGQLNTYDVLVSDDVVFTQAAFESFVSGPKANDTEGSEA, from the coding sequence ATGAGCACTGTTGACATCCTTTCGCCGGCGGGCGAGAAGGCCGGTTCCGTCGAGCTCCCCGCGGAGATCTTCGACGCCAAGGTCAGCGTTCCGCTGATCCACCAGGTCGTCGTCGCGCAGCTGGCCGCTGCCCGCCAGGGCACGCACAAGACCAAGACGCGTGGCGAGGTCCGCGGTGGCGGCAAGAAGCCGTACCGCCAGAAGGGCACCGGTCGCGCCCGCCAGGGTTCGACCCGCGCGCCGCAGTTCGCCGGTGGTGGCGTCGTGCACGGTCCCGTGCCGCGTGACTACTCGCAGCGCACCCCGAAGAAGATGAAGGCCGCCGCCCTGCGCGGTGCCCTCACCGACCGGGCGCGTCACAACCGCATCCACGTCGTCGCCGGCGTGGTCGAGGGCGAGAACCCCAGCACCAAGGCCGCCAAGTCGCTGTTCGGCAAGATCTCGGAGCGCAAGAACCTGCTCCTGGTCGTCGACCGCGCCGACGAGGCCGCGTGGCTGTCCGCCCGCAACCTGCCCCAGGTCCACATCCTGGAGCCGGGCCAGCTGAACACGTACGACGTTCTCGTCTCGGACGACGTGGTCTTCACCCAGGCCGCGTTCGAGTCCTTCGTGTCCGGCCCGAAGGCCAATGACACCGAAGGGAGCGAGGCCTGA
- the rplW gene encoding 50S ribosomal protein L23, which produces MAIRHPAIASKAAKAAKAARVAKARRHAAEGKNTVETPLSKSYTDPRDVLLKPVVSEKSYALLDENKYTFIVDPNANKTQIKQAVQAVFDVKVTGVNTINRQGKRKRTKTGFGQRAGSKRAIVTLAEGDRIDIFGGPTA; this is translated from the coding sequence ATGGCTATCCGTCACCCCGCTATCGCCTCGAAGGCCGCCAAGGCGGCCAAGGCCGCGCGCGTCGCCAAGGCGCGTCGCCACGCCGCCGAGGGCAAGAACACGGTCGAGACCCCGCTGAGCAAGTCGTACACGGACCCCCGTGACGTCCTGCTCAAGCCGGTCGTGTCCGAGAAGAGCTACGCGCTCCTCGACGAGAACAAGTACACGTTCATCGTCGACCCGAACGCCAACAAGACCCAGATCAAGCAGGCCGTCCAGGCGGTCTTCGACGTCAAGGTCACCGGGGTCAACACGATCAACCGCCAGGGCAAGCGCAAGCGCACGAAGACCGGTTTCGGTCAGCGTGCCGGCAGCAAGCGCGCGATCGTGACCCTCGCCGAGGGCGACCGTATCGACATCTTCGGCGGTCCGACCGCCTGA